The sequence ACAACAAGCCTGTTGTTGTTAGAATGATGGGTACAAGGGAAGATGAGGGTAAAGCCATTTTGGAGAGCAGAGGTATTAAAGTATTGGAAAGCATGGACGAAGCTGCACGCGTCGCGGTAAACCTTTCTAAAGGGTGAAAATATGCCGATTCTCGTAAACGAAGATACTCGTCTTCTAGTTCAAGGAATTACCGGGAGAGAAGGCAGTTTTCACACTAAGCTAATGCTTGATTATGGGACTAAAATTTTGGCAGGCGTAACTCCAGGCAAAGGCGGGCAGAAAGTTCATGGTATACCAGTATATGATAGCGTTGATGAGGCGATAGAGAAACACCCAGAAATAAATACTAGTATTGTTTTCGTTCCCGCTAAATTTGCTTACGATGCTGTGCTTGAAGCAGTTAATTGCGGAATTGAGTTAATCGTTGTTATCACGGAGCATATTCCAGTTCATGACTCGTTGAAATTTATAAGATATGCAAAATATAGGCGAAGTTTAATAGTTGGACCGAATACTCCAGGCGTTATTTCTCCAGGCTTATCCAAAGTCGGTATTATGCCTGGCAAAGTGTTTAAACGTGGAAAAATAGGATTAGTTTCTAGAAGCGGTACGTTAACTTATGA is a genomic window of Thermoproteales archaeon containing:
- the sucD gene encoding succinate--CoA ligase subunit alpha; translation: MPILVNEDTRLLVQGITGREGSFHTKLMLDYGTKILAGVTPGKGGQKVHGIPVYDSVDEAIEKHPEINTSIVFVPAKFAYDAVLEAVNCGIELIVVITEHIPVHDSLKFIRYAKYRRSLIVGPNTPGVISPGLSKVGIMPGKVFKRGKIGLVSRSGTLTYEVANEISKSGLGISTSVGIGGDPVNGLDFIETAKFFLEDENTDALVIVGEIGGDAEERFASFIEKTGFEKPVVAYITGRTAPPGKRMGHAGAIISMGTGDAKSKIEALNNAGIQVAETVSSIPKILFNLLK